The region CATGCCCCGAATCGACAGGGGAATTCGTTTGCGGGGACGACTTCGATGGTATCGGATCATCACTATTACCAGCGGCGCGCGATGCAGGAGCAGGTCGCCGCGCGCAACGCGCTGACCGACGAAGCGCGCGAACGCCGGCTGGCGCTGGCGCAGATGTATCGCGCGAAGCTGGCGGCGCTGACCGCCTGACCGACTAGCGGAGCGGCGAGAGTTTCGGCGGAGCCTTGAGCGCCGGCCGAGCATTGCCCTTGATGCCGATCCCTTCCCGCAAGACCACCGGCTGCGGGCAGCCATCCACATTTCGATATACGGCGAGGATCTGAGCGGCGGAAGGCTCCCGCCCGAGAGGCTTGGCCTTGAGCGGCTTGACCGGGTCGCCGACCAACGTCTGTTCCGAACCGCATTTCGTATCCAGAACCGTACGACGAGCTGCCGCATCGACGGCGGATGGGGCGAGCAACGGGGCGATCAGAGCCAGCGAGATCAGACGGCGCATGATAGCGATCCTTTCACCTGCGACCTCCCCAGTTCACACCATCAGCGCTTGCGCGTCAATTCCCGCATCGCGTCGTCCAGCCCGGCCAGGGTCAGCGGAAACATGCGGTCGGTCATCAGTTCGCGGATGATGCGCACGCTCTGGGAATAGCCCCATTGTTCCCTGGGCACGGGGTTGAGCCAGGCGGCCGCCGGGTAGGTCGTCGCCATGCGGTGCATCCACACCGCGCCGGATTCCTCGTTGAAATGTTCGACCGAGCCGCCGGGATGGGTGATCTCGTACGGGCTCATCGACGCATCGCCGACGAAGATCAGCTTGTAATCGTGACCGAATTTATGGAGCACGTCCCACATCGGCGTCCGCTCGGCGAAGCGGCGCTTGTTGTCCTTCCAGACGCCTTCGTACGGGCAATTGTGGAAGTAGAAGAATTCGAGATTCTTGAACTCGGTCGTCGCGGCGGAAAACAGTTCCTCGCAAAGCTTGACCCACGGATCCATCGAACCGCCGACGTCCAGAAACAACAACAGTTTGACGGCGTTGCGGCGCTCGGCGCGCATCACGACGTCGAGCCAGCCCTGCCGCGCGGTGCCGTCGATCGTGGCGTCGATATCCAATTCGTCGGCGGCGCCTTCGCGAGCGAACTTGCGCAGGCGGCGTAGCGCCACCTTGATGTTGCGGGTGCCGAGTTCCTTGGTGTTGTCGAGATTCTTGAACTCGCGCTGGTCCCACACTTTCAGCGCGCGCTTGTGCTTGGATTCGCCGCCGATGCGCACGCCTTCGGGATTGTAGCCGCCATTGCCGTACGGGCTGGTGCCGCCGGTGCCGATCCATTTGTTGCTGCCCTGATGTCGGCCCTGCTGCTCCTCGAGCCGCTTCTTGAGCGTCTCCATGATCTCGTCCCACGAGCCGAGCGACTTGATCGCCTCCATCTCTTCGGGGGTGAGATATTTCTCGGCGACGGCTTTCAGCCAATCCTCGGGAATTTCGGCATTCTGCGTGCCGAAGGTGGTGGCGATGCCCTTGAACACCTTCCCGAAGACCTGGTCGAACTTGTCGAGCAGCCCTTCGTCCTTCACGTATACCGCGCGAGAGAGGTAGTAGAAATCCTCCGGCGTGCGATTGATCACCTCGGCGTCGAGCGCCTCCAGCAGGATCAGATGCTCCTTCAGGCTGGCGGGAATGCCGGCGGCGCGAAGCTCGTCGAGGAAGTTCAGAAACATTGCTGCACGCCTGGAAGTTCACACAAAGTCACGCACTCCACGGGTCCGTGCGAGGTTCGCGGTGGCGACCGCAGGCACGGCGTGGCGATAGCGAGTGATGGCAGACTTGGACGGTGTAGGACAGCCCCGGCAGGCGCAATATCAATATGCGTCGATCAATGCGCCCACATAGTCCGGATTGCGGCCGGTGAGTTCGGGGGCGGTGTGGGCGCGGGCGGCGGTTCTGGTGCCGTCCGGAATGCCGTAGATGAAGCCGTAGACGGGATAGATGCTGCTGCCGAGGCCGTCGCGGTCGCGGTACCACACCTTCACCTCGGTCCAGTCGTTTTCGGGGCTGACGTCGGTGAGAGTCACGTCCTGTTCGGCATGGCCGCGTTCGCCGTTCTGGCGCGACCAGTTGGCGTGCGTGACCATCACGACCCGGCTGGTGACGACGCGGCTGACGACCGCGACATGGCCGAGGCGCAGGCGGGCGGATTTCTCGAACACGATGACCGCGCCGACCTTCGGAACGTCGCCGCGTTGGTAGCGGCCATCGGCCTGGCCCCACCACGTCCAGGCGTCACCGTAGATCTGGATGCCGGAGGCGGCGCGGGCGAAAGGGACGCATTCGCCGACATAATCGAGCAGGGAGGCGGCACGTGCGGGGCTGGTGGCGATGCACGCCGAGGCGAGCAGCATGGATAGCGGTAAGAAATTGCGCCTCATTACCGAACCCCCTGACCTTGCTTTCGGCTGTCGGGAAGGTGGGGGATAATGGTTAACAAGACGTTAATTGGAAAGGGACTGGGTGAGGCGATGTCGTTTACTTCGTCACCCCGGGCTTGACCCGGGGTCCCGCTGTTCCCGCTTCCCGAAGAAGCGGGACCCCGGATCACGTCCGGGGTGACACGGGTGGTGGTCCGGCCTCACATGCTCTTGCGCGGGAGATGGGCGAGTGACACCAGCACGAACGAGATGATCATCAACAGATACCAGGCACCGAGCTTGTCCGGCGCGACGGGGGCCCAGCCGGCGGCCTGCGCGGGATAGACCCAGGCGCGCGAGAGGGTGGCGATGTTTTCCGCGAGCCAGATGAAGCCGGCGACGAGGAACCAGCCGAGCAGCAGCGGCATCCAGCGGTCGCGGCGGAACGACACGAAATGGATGCGCGTGCGCCAGAACAGCAGGGCCGTGGCCGCGAACAGGCCAATGCGGATGTCCGGCAGCCAGTGGTGGGTGAAGAAGTTGGCGTAGATCGCGACCGCCAGCACGATCGTCGTCCAGCGCGGGGGGTAATGATCGAAACGGAAGCGAAAGATGCGCCAGACCCGCGCGATATAGCTGCCCACCGCCGCGTACATGAAGCCGGAGAACAGAGGTACGTCGCCGATCCGCAGCAGGCTCGGCTCGGGATAGACCCATGATCCGTGCGCCGTTTTGAACACCTCCATAATGGTGCCGACGATGTGGAAGGCGAGGATCAGCTTGGCTTCGCCGAGACTTTCGAGGCGGAAGGCGAGCATGCCGAGCTGGATCGCCAGCGCGCCGATGGTGAGCACGTCGTAGCGCGCGATCGG is a window of Sphingomonas sp. Leaf357 DNA encoding:
- a CDS encoding CHAP domain-containing protein: MRRNFLPLSMLLASACIATSPARAASLLDYVGECVPFARAASGIQIYGDAWTWWGQADGRYQRGDVPKVGAVIVFEKSARLRLGHVAVVSRVVTSRVVMVTHANWSRQNGERGHAEQDVTLTDVSPENDWTEVKVWYRDRDGLGSSIYPVYGFIYGIPDGTRTAARAHTAPELTGRNPDYVGALIDAY
- a CDS encoding DUF817 domain-containing protein is translated as MTEDAAPPGATRFARVRAALEAKQPTRGWTAAVYEFLLFGFKQGWACLFGALLLLMLFASHLVYPAHAPIARYDVLTIGALAIQLGMLAFRLESLGEAKLILAFHIVGTIMEVFKTAHGSWVYPEPSLLRIGDVPLFSGFMYAAVGSYIARVWRIFRFRFDHYPPRWTTIVLAVAIYANFFTHHWLPDIRIGLFAATALLFWRTRIHFVSFRRDRWMPLLLGWFLVAGFIWLAENIATLSRAWVYPAQAAGWAPVAPDKLGAWYLLMIISFVLVSLAHLPRKSM
- a CDS encoding vWA domain-containing protein; amino-acid sequence: MFLNFLDELRAAGIPASLKEHLILLEALDAEVINRTPEDFYYLSRAVYVKDEGLLDKFDQVFGKVFKGIATTFGTQNAEIPEDWLKAVAEKYLTPEEMEAIKSLGSWDEIMETLKKRLEEQQGRHQGSNKWIGTGGTSPYGNGGYNPEGVRIGGESKHKRALKVWDQREFKNLDNTKELGTRNIKVALRRLRKFAREGAADELDIDATIDGTARQGWLDVVMRAERRNAVKLLLFLDVGGSMDPWVKLCEELFSAATTEFKNLEFFYFHNCPYEGVWKDNKRRFAERTPMWDVLHKFGHDYKLIFVGDASMSPYEITHPGGSVEHFNEESGAVWMHRMATTYPAAAWLNPVPREQWGYSQSVRIIRELMTDRMFPLTLAGLDDAMRELTRKR